From a single Candidatus Saccharibacteria bacterium genomic region:
- a CDS encoding MmcQ/YjbR family DNA-binding protein, translating to MDYKTVDEYLLSFAGARRDYPFGEEVAVYKVPARGSSEEKMFALIPEGKSPISISLKCDPKLAEVLREKYESVMPGYHLNKKHWNTIVLSGQLSWDEVKDLILHSYQLVIAK from the coding sequence ATGGATTACAAAACTGTCGATGAATATCTGTTGAGCTTTGCTGGCGCTCGGCGTGACTACCCCTTTGGCGAAGAGGTGGCAGTTTACAAGGTGCCTGCTCGCGGTAGTAGTGAAGAAAAAATGTTTGCATTAATCCCTGAAGGTAAATCGCCGATTTCTATTAGCCTGAAGTGCGACCCCAAGTTAGCCGAAGTTCTGCGTGAAAAATATGAATCTGTCATGCCGGGCTACCACCTCAACAAAAAACACTGGAATACGATTGTCTTGTCGGGGCAGCTCAGCTGGGATGAAGTCAAAGATTTGATTTTGCATAGTTACCAGTTGGTTATCGCTAAGTAG
- a CDS encoding TrmB family transcriptional regulator, translating to MKTLDLLIQVGLSEREATIYEALLDMESVSIRKVADKTGINRGTTYEAIKSLQSIGLVHVRRSGEREYFSAETPEKILDILRDRRKELLRTQQLASELIPELLAEKARPTGRPLVRYFEDDEGVVAILKDVLSTCSKMKTPLYRVYSSKNMRSYIYRKFPNFTDRRVEEGIVVKVIAIGEGGDKAPASERKWLPEEGTSISSYTIVYDNKIAQISIAKDFTPYGVVIEDEGTANMQRQLFDQLWSKI from the coding sequence ATGAAAACACTAGATTTACTTATCCAAGTTGGTTTGAGCGAACGCGAAGCCACTATATATGAGGCCCTGCTTGATATGGAGTCGGTTTCAATTCGCAAAGTTGCAGACAAAACTGGCATTAACCGCGGCACAACTTATGAGGCGATAAAGTCACTGCAAAGCATCGGTTTGGTGCATGTTCGTAGATCTGGTGAGCGTGAGTATTTTAGCGCCGAGACGCCAGAAAAAATATTGGATATCTTGCGCGACCGTCGTAAGGAACTGCTGCGTACGCAACAGTTAGCTAGTGAATTAATTCCTGAACTTTTGGCCGAAAAAGCCAGGCCAACAGGCCGACCTCTAGTACGATACTTCGAGGATGATGAAGGCGTTGTGGCAATTCTCAAAGACGTGCTTAGCACCTGCTCAAAAATGAAGACACCACTTTACAGAGTTTACTCATCAAAAAACATGCGCAGCTACATCTACCGCAAGTTCCCAAATTTCACCGACCGACGAGTAGAAGAGGGGATTGTTGTTAAAGTCATCGCCATTGGCGAAGGTGGCGATAAAGCACCAGCCAGTGAAAGAAAGTGGTTGCCAGAAGAAGGTACTTCTATCTCCAGCTACACTATAGTCTACGATAATAAAATTGCTCAAATCTCTATCGCCAAAGACTTTACGCCTTACGGTGTTGTAATTGAGGACGAAGGTACTGCAAACATGCAGCGGCAATTATTTGATCAATTATGGTCAAAAATTTAA
- the orn gene encoding oligoribonuclease encodes MSKKSFEPTKLLWLDLEMTGLDTEQDVILEIAAEVTDMKLQTLASYEAIIRQPKAKVLDRMNKNTWWQDYPDNRDDFIKNLAKGKPLEMAEHELIELIEHHFGKEPAVLAGNSIHNDRNFIKVGMPNLELKLHYRMVDVSSFKIMMQSRYRVYFEKPEVHRAFEDVQASIAELQHYMDIIDRKNA; translated from the coding sequence ATGAGCAAAAAATCTTTTGAACCGACTAAGCTGCTGTGGTTGGATTTGGAAATGACGGGTCTTGATACCGAGCAAGACGTGATTTTGGAAATAGCGGCTGAAGTAACTGACATGAAGCTACAAACCCTAGCTAGTTACGAAGCGATTATCAGACAACCAAAAGCTAAGGTGCTGGATCGGATGAACAAAAACACTTGGTGGCAGGACTACCCCGATAACAGAGACGATTTTATCAAGAATCTAGCCAAAGGCAAGCCTCTTGAGATGGCCGAGCATGAGTTGATTGAGCTGATCGAACACCATTTTGGCAAAGAGCCGGCAGTTCTGGCTGGCAACTCTATCCATAATGATCGAAACTTCATTAAAGTTGGCATGCCAAACTTGGAGCTTAAACTACATTACCGTATGGTTGATGTGAGCAGCTTCAAGATTATGATGCAGAGCCGCTACCGCGTGTACTTTGAGAAACCAGAAGTACACCGCGCTTTTGAAGATGTTCAGGCTTCAATCGCTGAGCTGCAGCACTATATGGACATTATCGACCGCAAGAACGCCTAA
- the msrB gene encoding peptide-methionine (R)-S-oxide reductase MsrB, which produces MADQINPNLSDHQKRVLFEAETEAPFSGEWLNNKSSGQYTCANCGNKLFDSSAKFDSGCGWPSFYQPLDPKALGLSEDLSHGMQRVEVKCGRCGAHQGHVFNDAPDQPTGLRFCINSAGIDFVKKGRAG; this is translated from the coding sequence ATGGCAGATCAAATTAATCCGAACTTAAGCGATCATCAGAAGAGAGTATTGTTTGAAGCTGAGACTGAGGCACCCTTCAGCGGTGAGTGGTTAAACAACAAATCATCCGGACAATACACATGTGCGAATTGTGGCAACAAGCTGTTTGATTCGAGTGCAAAATTTGATTCTGGCTGTGGCTGGCCAAGTTTTTATCAGCCACTCGACCCCAAGGCCCTGGGTTTGTCGGAAGATTTAAGTCACGGCATGCAGCGAGTTGAGGTGAAGTGTGGTCGCTGTGGTGCGCATCAAGGCCATGTTTTTAATGATGCACCAGATCAGCCGACCGGCCTAAGGTTTTGTATTAATTCGGCCGGTATCGATTTTGTAAAAAAGGGGAGGGCGGGCTAA
- a CDS encoding MscL family protein — MSMVKNFVHFVREQGVVGLAVGLAIGASAGDAVKSIVDNFISPLVGLILGGTDLSGISSTITRSGKELVFGWGNILNAVITLLATAFVVYFIVDKAGLTKADKKSDK, encoded by the coding sequence ATGAGTATGGTAAAAAATTTTGTGCACTTTGTGCGGGAGCAGGGAGTAGTAGGCTTAGCAGTTGGTTTGGCAATCGGTGCTTCAGCTGGCGACGCTGTAAAGTCAATCGTTGACAACTTCATTAGTCCGCTGGTGGGTCTAATCCTAGGCGGAACTGACCTATCAGGCATCTCATCAACCATTACTAGGAGCGGTAAAGAGTTAGTTTTTGGCTGGGGTAACATCTTGAACGCTGTTATTACGCTTTTGGCAACTGCTTTTGTTGTCTACTTTATTGTCGACAAAGCTGGTCTAACCAAAGCCGACAAAAAGTCTGATAAGTAA
- a CDS encoding Glu/Leu/Phe/Val dehydrogenase codes for MLLSTQKMIRTVGAKLSLAEEKVNELLAVSKVHEFEVGTKSGKKFKAYRVQHNNKRGPFKGGIRFHPEVNKEEVQALATLMSFKTAAIGLPLGGGKGGVSVNPRELSDEELEDVARDYARKLAPHIGPEVDVPAPDVNTNPKIIDWMADEYAAITGDTSNATFTGKSLAKGGSEGRDAATGRGGVIVMAELLRLAGEAGKPLTFAVQGFGNVGSFFALVAATDHPEWKIVSASDSSATLSDPDGLAVSDLVAFKQERGSFRDYSMAEVSDVEDVISAEVDVLVLAALGDAVDEHNYSTVKAKYILELANAPVSEGAYELLTKKGVVVVPDILANAGGVTVSYLEWLQNLRSQKWAEPKVNKQLKDYMINATQEIFAESQSQKASLKEAALMIAAKRLLA; via the coding sequence ATGCTGCTTTCCACTCAAAAAATGATTCGTACTGTTGGAGCCAAACTTAGTCTGGCAGAAGAAAAAGTCAATGAGCTACTGGCAGTTTCAAAGGTTCATGAGTTCGAAGTAGGCACCAAAAGCGGCAAAAAGTTTAAGGCCTATAGGGTTCAGCACAATAACAAGCGCGGCCCCTTCAAGGGCGGCATACGTTTTCATCCAGAGGTAAACAAAGAAGAAGTTCAGGCATTAGCAACTTTGATGAGTTTTAAGACAGCAGCCATCGGGCTACCGCTAGGAGGCGGTAAGGGCGGGGTTAGTGTAAACCCGCGAGAATTGAGCGACGAAGAGCTTGAGGATGTTGCCCGAGACTATGCTCGTAAACTCGCACCACACATAGGTCCAGAGGTCGATGTTCCGGCTCCTGACGTCAATACTAACCCAAAAATCATCGATTGGATGGCCGACGAGTATGCGGCGATAACTGGCGACACCTCAAATGCTACATTTACTGGCAAGAGTTTAGCCAAAGGCGGTAGTGAGGGCCGTGATGCAGCAACAGGACGCGGCGGGGTAATAGTTATGGCGGAACTACTTCGGTTGGCTGGTGAGGCGGGCAAACCGCTTACTTTCGCGGTGCAGGGTTTTGGCAATGTTGGCTCGTTTTTTGCCCTTGTTGCTGCGACAGATCACCCTGAATGGAAAATAGTTTCAGCAAGTGATTCTAGTGCTACCTTGAGCGATCCCGATGGCTTAGCAGTAAGTGATTTAGTTGCTTTCAAGCAGGAACGGGGCAGCTTCAGAGATTACTCAATGGCAGAAGTCAGTGACGTAGAAGATGTAATATCGGCTGAAGTCGATGTGCTGGTACTGGCAGCACTGGGTGATGCAGTCGATGAGCATAACTATTCAACGGTTAAAGCAAAGTACATTTTAGAACTTGCTAATGCGCCGGTGAGTGAGGGGGCTTATGAGCTTCTGACCAAGAAAGGTGTAGTTGTTGTTCCGGATATTTTAGCTAACGCTGGTGGCGTAACAGTGAGTTATCTTGAATGGCTACAGAACCTAAGGAGCCAAAAATGGGCCGAGCCCAAAGTCAATAAACAGCTAAAAGACTATATGATAAACGCTACTCAAGAGATTTTTGCCGAAAGCCAATCTCAAAAAGCCTCGCTCAAAGAGGCGGCTTTGATGATCGCTGCCAAAAGACTACTTGCATAA
- a CDS encoding cryptochrome/photolyase family protein produces the protein MSKVLLIYPHQLFAAEYLPNDVDKVLLIEDPLFFGNDEQYKTYFHKQKLILHRASMRRYAQEVLWPAGYQVEYVECGGLLRSEGALERAEEADTLMVFDVVDDALRRRINAGANERRKKVDWLQTPMFYLSLSEVQAKFQAGEAPEFAEFYQWQRERFNVLMTKAYKPVGGKLMHEFEGGKRLPDNLSLPTFSVYGDNDYVREAVSYVNDHFDRHYGSTADFAWPTNHEEARGWLKSFIEGRLEDYGRYDEALEPEAPWLFHAALSPMLNVGLLTPNEVIKAAIDRHEQSTLPLASLELFIREILGWREYQRGLYESMHTTLRTSNVFENNRDLTNDWYAATTGLAPIDDLIRKLYNRAYIHAAERRDLAGVAMLVSEIDPRRVYQWFSEMLIDSYDWTTVPTVYGFSQCVDGGRLAKLIPLVSSPQILARSHFEAGDWCDIWDGLISRFIDKHQEQLMQNPNMRVVVRANERMSQDKKRIIGYRADDFLASKTQQSEPN, from the coding sequence ATGAGCAAGGTGCTTTTGATTTATCCGCATCAGTTGTTTGCGGCCGAATATTTACCGAACGACGTCGATAAGGTGCTTTTGATCGAAGATCCATTATTTTTTGGCAATGATGAGCAGTACAAAACCTATTTTCATAAACAAAAATTGATCTTACATCGTGCGAGCATGCGCCGTTATGCTCAGGAAGTTCTGTGGCCGGCAGGGTATCAGGTCGAGTATGTTGAGTGCGGTGGGCTATTACGTAGCGAAGGAGCGCTGGAGCGAGCCGAAGAAGCTGATACCTTGATGGTTTTTGATGTGGTCGACGACGCACTAAGGCGACGAATTAATGCGGGTGCAAACGAGAGGCGCAAAAAAGTTGATTGGCTTCAAACACCTATGTTTTATTTAAGCCTAAGTGAGGTTCAGGCCAAATTTCAGGCAGGTGAAGCCCCGGAGTTTGCTGAATTTTACCAATGGCAACGCGAGCGCTTCAATGTGCTGATGACTAAGGCCTACAAACCAGTTGGCGGCAAATTGATGCACGAGTTCGAAGGCGGCAAGCGTCTACCTGATAATCTTAGTTTGCCAACTTTTTCGGTTTACGGCGACAATGACTACGTGCGGGAGGCGGTTAGTTATGTTAATGATCATTTTGACCGACATTACGGTTCTACCGCAGACTTTGCATGGCCAACAAACCACGAAGAGGCTAGGGGCTGGCTCAAAAGTTTTATTGAAGGCAGACTTGAAGATTATGGCCGCTATGACGAAGCTTTGGAGCCAGAGGCTCCTTGGCTGTTTCATGCTGCACTTTCACCAATGTTAAACGTTGGGCTTTTGACTCCTAATGAGGTTATTAAGGCCGCTATCGATCGTCACGAACAGTCTACGCTACCGCTAGCTAGCTTAGAATTATTTATCCGAGAGATTCTGGGGTGGCGCGAGTACCAGCGTGGTTTGTATGAATCGATGCATACGACTTTGAGGACTAGCAATGTTTTCGAAAATAACCGTGACTTAACTAATGATTGGTATGCGGCTACAACCGGTTTAGCACCCATAGACGATCTAATCAGAAAACTCTATAACAGAGCTTACATTCATGCTGCTGAGCGTCGCGATCTTGCAGGTGTAGCGATGTTAGTAAGCGAAATTGATCCAAGGCGTGTCTATCAGTGGTTTAGTGAAATGCTGATTGACAGCTACGATTGGACGACAGTGCCGACAGTCTATGGTTTTAGCCAGTGTGTCGACGGTGGTCGGCTGGCCAAGCTAATCCCGCTAGTTAGTAGCCCTCAGATTCTGGCGCGCAGTCATTTCGAAGCCGGCGATTGGTGCGACATTTGGGATGGCCTGATCTCAAGATTTATCGACAAACACCAAGAGCAACTGATGCAAAACCCCAATATGCGGGTAGTGGTGCGAGCCAATGAGCGCATGAGCCAGGATAAAAAACGAATAATTGGCTATCGTGCCGATGATTTTCTAGCGTCTAAAACACAACAGTCTGAGCCCAACTAA
- the argS gene encoding arginine--tRNA ligase, with translation MFENLRSKVGELVSAQFGFDLEVVLTRPEAKFGDFSTNVALQLAGKLENPPAGGPRAIAESICEQLVGGDILSAEVAGPGFINIKLTDAALIELTKASAVKTYSGQKVLVEYSDPNPFKPLHAGHLYTTLVGDVIARMVEYAGAEVVRLNFGGDVGLHAAKSMWAIMRWLDGQPAKLDEVDGSERPKWLGERYVEGNNAYEDDESARVAIVEANKAIYSVHETGDHESDFAKVYWLCREWSYEYFKELYKQLEVSAFDRFIPESEVTPLGLTTVKEQLAKGVYAQSGGAVIFEGEKFGLHNRVFINSEGLPTYEAKDVGLSLTKWQDYHFDKSIIITANEQAQYMQVVIKSIEQFAPEPASRTLHLTHGVVKLQGGVKMSSRKGNIVGAIDILQSARQASPEADESTVLAAVKYAFSKSRIGGDIVYDPLESVATEGNSGPYLQYAHARARSILSKSTINYQLSTINSKLQPGERLLVRKIGEFSEVVELSTRELMPHYICTYLYELAQEFNRFYEQNRVIGSDDREELRLWLVGRYADTLKAGLDLLGIHAPEKM, from the coding sequence ATGTTTGAGAATTTGAGAAGTAAAGTTGGGGAGTTGGTGTCGGCCCAGTTCGGCTTCGACTTGGAGGTGGTTTTGACGAGGCCAGAGGCTAAGTTTGGTGATTTCTCAACAAACGTTGCTTTGCAGCTAGCTGGCAAATTAGAAAACCCGCCTGCAGGCGGCCCTAGAGCCATCGCTGAGTCAATTTGCGAGCAGCTTGTTGGCGGTGACATTCTAAGCGCCGAAGTAGCGGGGCCAGGATTTATCAATATCAAACTTACCGACGCGGCACTTATCGAACTTACAAAAGCTTCGGCAGTAAAAACCTATAGTGGCCAAAAAGTTCTGGTTGAGTACTCTGACCCCAACCCGTTTAAACCGCTGCATGCCGGGCATCTGTACACAACTTTGGTTGGCGACGTTATTGCCAGAATGGTTGAGTACGCTGGAGCCGAAGTAGTTCGGCTTAACTTCGGTGGTGATGTAGGACTGCACGCAGCCAAGAGTATGTGGGCGATAATGCGGTGGCTTGACGGCCAACCAGCCAAACTTGACGAAGTTGATGGGTCTGAAAGACCAAAATGGCTAGGTGAGCGCTATGTTGAAGGCAACAATGCTTATGAGGACGATGAATCGGCTCGAGTAGCAATCGTCGAAGCCAATAAGGCTATCTACTCAGTTCACGAAACGGGTGATCATGAATCCGATTTCGCTAAGGTCTATTGGCTTTGTCGCGAATGGAGCTACGAGTATTTCAAGGAACTTTACAAGCAGCTAGAAGTTTCAGCATTTGATAGATTTATACCTGAAAGCGAAGTAACTCCGCTCGGGCTAACTACGGTCAAAGAGCAGCTGGCAAAGGGTGTTTATGCGCAAAGTGGCGGTGCGGTGATATTTGAAGGAGAAAAGTTTGGCCTTCACAACCGAGTTTTCATCAACTCAGAAGGTTTGCCAACCTATGAGGCCAAAGACGTTGGTCTAAGCCTGACAAAGTGGCAGGATTACCACTTCGATAAATCGATCATCATAACTGCTAATGAACAAGCACAGTACATGCAGGTTGTCATAAAAAGCATAGAGCAGTTTGCCCCAGAACCGGCCAGCAGAACCCTGCATCTGACTCACGGTGTTGTGAAGCTACAGGGTGGTGTAAAAATGAGTTCAAGAAAAGGCAATATTGTCGGTGCCATCGACATACTTCAGTCGGCTCGACAAGCGAGCCCCGAAGCAGATGAGTCGACAGTCTTGGCGGCCGTTAAGTATGCTTTTTCAAAGAGCCGAATCGGCGGCGATATTGTTTATGACCCGCTAGAGTCGGTGGCGACAGAGGGTAACTCTGGCCCTTATCTCCAATATGCTCACGCTCGGGCGCGCAGCATCCTAAGCAAATCAACTATCAACTATCAACTATCAACTATCAACTCTAAGCTTCAGCCGGGCGAAAGACTATTAGTCAGAAAAATCGGCGAATTTTCTGAGGTAGTTGAGCTGTCAACTCGCGAGCTTATGCCTCATTATATCTGTACTTACCTTTACGAATTAGCGCAAGAATTTAACCGTTTTTACGAGCAAAACCGAGTTATTGGCTCAGATGATCGAGAGGAACTCAGGCTTTGGCTAGTCGGCAGATATGCTGACACCCTAAAAGCTGGGCTAGACCTTTTAGGTATTCACGCTCCCGAAAAAATGTGA
- a CDS encoding nuclear transport factor 2 family protein, with protein sequence MSRIARHIQDLIEQVTEYRDQGQWQKLEQYFTEKTFIDDEALTHEAPSMRSIENMMSGWRRLIRDLYYGAKHQLGAIRVERSGRKEVIAESDMSARYYTARGGKRYVLQMKGVYHYTFKKVAGRWKIAQMKLIVSSQNLQPLGA encoded by the coding sequence ATGAGCAGGATCGCAAGGCACATTCAAGACCTTATCGAACAGGTCACTGAGTATCGAGATCAGGGTCAGTGGCAGAAGTTAGAGCAATACTTCACTGAGAAAACTTTTATCGACGATGAAGCACTGACACACGAAGCTCCAAGCATGCGTAGTATTGAGAATATGATGAGCGGCTGGCGAAGGCTGATCCGTGATTTGTACTATGGCGCCAAACATCAATTAGGCGCTATACGCGTTGAGAGAAGTGGCCGCAAAGAAGTCATTGCCGAAAGTGACATGAGTGCGCGCTATTACACAGCCCGCGGCGGCAAACGCTACGTCTTACAGATGAAGGGGGTTTACCACTATACCTTCAAAAAAGTTGCCGGACGTTGGAAAATCGCTCAGATGAAACTGATTGTCAGTTCGCAGAACCTCCAACCACTCGGCGCCTAA
- a CDS encoding 23S rRNA (pseudouridine(1915)-N(3))-methyltransferase RlmH, whose translation MKIFYTSNKLDKSYEDLILNYTKRLKNSLELVRLKPQQQLPEPEARTRESQEVIKRLPPDQTVVVLDENGLGLSSIEFAKLIFKLPKTTNFVIGGSYGVSKNLIDNATYVLRLSDLVMPHQLALLVLIEQLYRAQAISTGHPYHHA comes from the coding sequence ATGAAAATATTTTACACTTCAAACAAATTGGACAAATCATATGAAGATTTAATCCTAAATTACACCAAACGGCTTAAAAACAGCTTGGAGCTAGTTCGACTCAAACCCCAACAACAGTTGCCGGAACCAGAAGCCCGCACTAGGGAGTCCCAAGAAGTTATCAAACGCCTCCCGCCAGATCAAACTGTGGTTGTGTTAGACGAAAATGGTCTAGGTCTTAGCTCGATCGAGTTTGCAAAACTAATATTTAAACTCCCCAAAACTACAAACTTCGTTATCGGAGGTAGTTACGGAGTGTCCAAAAATTTGATCGATAATGCAACTTACGTTTTACGCTTAAGTGATTTGGTAATGCCGCACCAACTAGCCTTACTTGTACTAATTGAGCAGCTCTACCGTGCACAAGCCATCAGCACTGGCCACCCTTATCACCATGCTTAA
- a CDS encoding HAD hydrolase-like protein: protein MSDKHVIFDFDGTLADTIGVALDIYNNDLAPRFKTKPLDKNEIPSLRKLGYKKVMKFKGVSVFTLARMLPAMPKLLKQRMGEVEPYDSVIESLLSLKSEGYGLGVLTSNDQNLVTAFLESHGFPEFDFIVHERAIFGKDRALNKIVKRHHLDKAQTVYVGDEPRDIQAAHKAGLKSIGVSWGVGGRESLEPAAPTILIDDAKDLLPVVREILPQ, encoded by the coding sequence ATGAGTGACAAGCACGTGATCTTTGATTTTGATGGCACGCTTGCTGACACGATTGGTGTCGCGCTTGATATTTACAATAACGATTTAGCTCCTCGATTCAAAACCAAACCGTTGGACAAAAATGAGATCCCTAGTCTAAGAAAACTTGGCTACAAAAAAGTCATGAAATTTAAAGGCGTATCTGTTTTTACCCTAGCTAGGATGCTGCCGGCTATGCCTAAACTGCTTAAACAGCGTATGGGAGAGGTAGAGCCGTATGATTCTGTCATAGAGTCTTTACTGAGTCTCAAGTCTGAAGGCTACGGCTTGGGAGTGCTAACTTCCAACGACCAGAATCTTGTTACTGCTTTTTTGGAGAGTCACGGTTTTCCTGAATTTGACTTTATAGTCCACGAACGAGCAATATTTGGCAAAGATCGGGCCCTGAACAAGATTGTTAAAAGACACCACCTAGATAAGGCGCAGACAGTTTATGTTGGCGATGAGCCGAGAGACATACAGGCTGCACACAAAGCCGGATTAAAATCCATCGGCGTCAGCTGGGGGGTTGGGGGTAGGGAGAGCTTAGAGCCGGCTGCTCCAACAATTTTGATCGACGACGCCAAAGATTTACTACCAGTAGTTCGTGAAATTCTACCGCAGTAA
- a CDS encoding winged helix-turn-helix transcriptional regulator — protein MADQDLIKIFKALSDETRLDIVRKIAEQSCASSCGSISSCSSLSQPAMSHHFKKLVDAGILLEKKSGIEKFYELNHQLLDSIGINVNKIKEIK, from the coding sequence ATGGCCGACCAGGATTTAATCAAGATTTTCAAAGCACTCAGCGATGAAACTAGGCTAGACATCGTTCGTAAAATCGCCGAGCAATCCTGCGCTAGCAGTTGTGGCTCGATTAGTAGCTGCTCTTCTCTTAGCCAGCCAGCGATGAGCCATCACTTCAAAAAGCTCGTTGACGCCGGAATTTTGCTCGAAAAAAAATCGGGTATTGAAAAATTTTACGAGCTAAACCACCAACTTTTGGATTCTATAGGAATTAACGTGAATAAAATCAAGGAGATAAAATGA
- a CDS encoding NAD(P)H-dependent oxidoreductase, with product MSKILVLVGSARQMRAADKVLEIVKNEAVKLGHDISVADQKELQLPIFDEGFSPSQPEFAPTHEGVVKLTSEVGSADAVLVLTPEYNHGTPAALKNMIDWVYKQWEGKKVGFVGYGWGGAPFSRKHLHDVFAQIKSEVVTPEAELIFMQNLNVDGSAASDEANSQVSAVLAAL from the coding sequence ATGAGCAAAATATTAGTCTTAGTAGGCAGCGCACGTCAAATGCGAGCGGCCGATAAAGTTTTAGAGATTGTGAAAAACGAAGCTGTAAAATTGGGTCACGATATATCGGTAGCCGACCAGAAAGAGCTTCAACTACCAATTTTTGATGAGGGATTCAGCCCTAGCCAACCAGAGTTCGCACCAACGCACGAAGGAGTAGTTAAGCTAACTAGCGAAGTTGGCAGTGCTGATGCTGTTTTAGTCCTAACTCCCGAGTACAACCACGGCACTCCAGCAGCCTTAAAGAACATGATCGACTGGGTTTACAAGCAGTGGGAAGGCAAAAAAGTCGGATTTGTTGGTTACGGTTGGGGCGGCGCTCCGTTTTCACGCAAGCACCTACACGACGTTTTTGCTCAAATTAAATCTGAGGTTGTTACCCCAGAGGCAGAGTTAATTTTCATGCAAAACCTCAATGTAGACGGTTCAGCCGCCAGCGATGAAGCAAACTCACAAGTTTCAGCAGTTTTAGCTGCGCTTTAA
- a CDS encoding MBL fold metallo-hydrolase, with protein sequence MKLTKYEHSCVVLEEDDQRLVIDPGVLSKLPAIDKVVAVFVTHTHVDHLSPENIARIHNQNPDLVILGSEEVLSELNESGAKKQVVRAGDKYDIAGFNIKVFGQDHAVIYQKVPCANTGLMVNDKFYYPGDSLVPPEASVEVLGVPTHAPWLKTAEAMEFIKAVKAKTVVPMHNGLLNDWGLDFTYGWLKVACEEVSSEMAALAPGETAEF encoded by the coding sequence ATGAAGCTTACAAAATATGAACATTCTTGCGTGGTTTTGGAAGAGGACGATCAAAGACTAGTTATTGATCCCGGCGTACTCAGTAAGCTACCAGCTATAGACAAGGTAGTTGCAGTGTTTGTTACTCATACTCACGTCGACCACCTGAGTCCCGAAAATATCGCCAGAATTCATAACCAGAACCCTGATCTAGTAATTCTTGGTAGTGAAGAAGTTTTGAGTGAGCTTAATGAAAGTGGGGCAAAGAAACAGGTAGTAAGAGCTGGCGACAAGTATGACATCGCTGGCTTTAACATAAAAGTTTTTGGTCAGGATCACGCTGTTATTTACCAAAAAGTACCGTGTGCAAACACTGGTCTGATGGTTAATGATAAGTTTTACTATCCAGGTGATTCTCTTGTGCCGCCTGAGGCGAGTGTAGAAGTTCTTGGTGTGCCGACACATGCACCATGGCTCAAAACTGCCGAGGCTATGGAGTTTATTAAGGCTGTTAAAGCAAAAACCGTCGTGCCAATGCACAACGGTCTTTTGAATGATTGGGGTCTTGATTTCACCTATGGCTGGTTAAAGGTAGCTTGCGAAGAAGTCAGCAGCGAAATGGCGGCACTAGCACCAGGCGAAACAGCAGAGTTTTAA